A single genomic interval of Staphylococcus hyicus harbors:
- a CDS encoding cell division protein FtsQ/DivIB gives MSEPVRKIDNEYIKEKRRKQLIKRRRFQLNLVLGLVIIVVCIALFMFTPVSKVHDAEVNGTHFVSKNDIKKELQINNQPRIYSYDSKAAIERLEKNPLIQSIEIHKAFPNAIIVDVHEHDIVGVTQEKDKIVPIIETGKVLKDFKGTVPNEVPFLNGFKGSEKRKMVEALQKMDQTTRAQISEINYAPEKDQPNLIRLYMRDGIEVLGKTTTIAKKLEYYPSMSQALEKDESGKLKKSGYIDLSVGATFIPYANEKNHDNGSASSQELQSGTATEDKAKDDLQKALNKIKENEKE, from the coding sequence ATGAGTGAACCTGTTAGAAAAATAGATAATGAATATATTAAAGAAAAACGACGCAAACAATTAATTAAAAGACGTCGATTTCAACTTAATTTAGTATTAGGTTTAGTTATCATTGTTGTATGTATTGCATTGTTTATGTTTACACCGGTAAGTAAGGTGCATGATGCTGAAGTAAACGGGACACATTTTGTATCCAAAAATGATATCAAAAAAGAATTGCAAATTAATAATCAACCTAGAATATATTCATATGACTCAAAAGCTGCCATAGAGCGATTAGAAAAAAATCCGCTCATTCAATCCATCGAAATTCATAAAGCCTTTCCCAACGCAATCATTGTCGATGTTCATGAACATGATATCGTTGGGGTAACTCAAGAAAAAGATAAAATTGTGCCCATTATAGAAACTGGGAAAGTGTTAAAAGATTTTAAAGGAACTGTGCCTAATGAAGTGCCGTTTTTAAATGGATTTAAAGGATCAGAAAAACGTAAAATGGTAGAAGCATTACAGAAAATGGATCAAACGACACGTGCACAAATTTCAGAAATCAATTATGCACCCGAGAAAGATCAACCTAATCTCATAAGACTATATATGAGAGATGGGATTGAAGTGTTAGGAAAAACAACAACCATTGCTAAAAAATTAGAATATTATCCAAGTATGTCGCAAGCATTAGAAAAAGACGAATCTGGAAAATTAAAAAAATCAGGTTATATTGATTTATCAGTAGGTGCAACATTTATTCCTTATGCGAATGAAAAGAATCATGATAATGGATCGGCAAGTTCACAAGAGCTTCAATCGGGTACTGCTACTGAGGATAAAGCAAAAGATGATTTACAAAAAGCATTAAATAAAATTAAAGAGAACGAAAAAGAATAA